In one window of Paenibacillus thermoaerophilus DNA:
- a CDS encoding YkvI family membrane protein, producing the protein MRALAQILQIAFTYVGTVIGAGFASGQEVLQFFTRYGWMATITIGISTLLFIAVGLQLMLLAHERNTDSYEDLARHLFGERQGKWISSFTLVILFGISTVMLAGAGSVFRERFGLHYETGLIVTLVLACLVLIRGLPAIMAVNTFVVPVMAVLIVSTVVMSADSPRADNWLTLDSDYPSWQIWLSPFLYSAFNLSTSQAVLVPLGAQARSRKTILFGGLLGGVGIGALLVGIHFSLSARMPGISQFEVPMGQLAEQFGHWFAAAFSLVIFGEIFTTLIADVYGLSLQLRGRFGWRPSLSVPGLLLACYVFSHIGFSALLSVLYPLFGAISLVWLLLMLGRRRSNG; encoded by the coding sequence ATGCGCGCTTTGGCCCAAATCCTGCAAATCGCTTTCACCTATGTAGGAACCGTAATCGGGGCCGGTTTCGCCTCCGGGCAGGAGGTTCTGCAATTTTTCACCCGTTACGGCTGGATGGCGACGATTACGATCGGCATCTCCACTTTACTATTTATTGCCGTCGGGCTGCAATTAATGCTGCTTGCCCACGAACGGAATACGGATTCTTACGAAGATTTGGCCCGGCATCTGTTCGGCGAACGGCAAGGGAAATGGATCAGCTCGTTTACGCTCGTGATCCTGTTCGGCATCTCCACCGTCATGCTGGCAGGCGCCGGTTCTGTGTTTCGCGAGCGGTTCGGCCTGCATTACGAGACGGGTCTCATCGTCACGCTTGTGCTGGCCTGTCTGGTCCTGATCCGCGGACTGCCCGCGATCATGGCCGTCAATACGTTTGTCGTGCCGGTGATGGCCGTGCTGATCGTGTCGACGGTCGTCATGTCCGCCGACAGTCCCCGTGCCGATAACTGGCTGACGCTCGATTCGGATTACCCGAGCTGGCAAATATGGCTGTCCCCTTTTTTGTACAGCGCGTTTAATCTGTCGACCTCCCAGGCCGTGTTGGTCCCGCTGGGGGCCCAGGCCCGCAGCCGAAAGACGATCCTGTTCGGAGGGCTGCTGGGCGGCGTAGGCATCGGCGCGCTGCTTGTCGGCATCCATTTCTCGCTGTCCGCCCGAATGCCGGGAATCTCGCAGTTCGAGGTGCCGATGGGACAATTGGCCGAACAGTTCGGCCACTGGTTTGCCGCCGCCTTCTCCCTCGTCATCTTCGGCGAGATATTCACGACGCTGATCGCCGACGTGTACGGGTTGTCCCTGCAATTGCGCGGCCGGTTCGGCTGGCGCCCCTCCTTGTCCGTCCCGGGGCTGCTCCTCGCCTGTTACGTCTTCAGCCACATCGGCTTCAGCGCGCTGCTGTCCGTCCTCTATCCGCTATTCGGCGCGATCAGCCTCGTCTGGCTGCTCTTGATGCTCGGAAGACGCCGCTCGAACGGATAG
- a CDS encoding SDR family oxidoreductase has translation MAVACVSGGAQGIGRAIALAFARAGYGVSIADPDRQAGLETIQWIRAEGGDAMYVNADVSSPDDVAKWMRLTEAELGPPDALVNNAGIGHTVPFLELKPEDFDRVLAVNLRGTMLCSQAAARLMAAKGSGSIVNIASTRALMSEPDSESYAASKGGIVSLTHAMAVSLGRYGIRVNCISPGWIETRDWQYSERAETPVHSERDRLQHPVGRVGRPDDIAEACLFMCRSAGFVTGQNWVIDGGMTIKMIYE, from the coding sequence ATGGCTGTCGCTTGTGTAAGCGGCGGCGCGCAAGGCATCGGCCGGGCTATCGCCCTTGCCTTTGCCCGCGCCGGATACGGCGTGTCGATCGCCGACCCGGACCGTCAGGCCGGGCTCGAGACCATTCAATGGATACGCGCGGAGGGCGGCGACGCGATGTACGTCAACGCCGACGTGTCGTCGCCCGACGACGTCGCAAAATGGATGAGGCTGACGGAAGCCGAGCTCGGGCCGCCCGACGCTCTCGTGAACAATGCCGGCATCGGCCACACCGTGCCGTTTCTGGAGCTGAAGCCGGAGGATTTCGACCGGGTGCTGGCGGTTAATCTGAGGGGAACGATGTTGTGCTCGCAGGCCGCCGCCCGCCTGATGGCCGCGAAGGGGTCGGGATCGATCGTCAACATCGCGTCCACCCGGGCCTTGATGTCCGAACCGGACAGCGAGAGCTACGCGGCTTCCAAGGGAGGCATCGTCTCCTTGACGCATGCGATGGCCGTCAGCCTCGGACGCTACGGCATCCGCGTCAACTGCATCAGTCCCGGTTGGATCGAGACGCGAGACTGGCAGTATTCGGAGCGCGCCGAGACGCCCGTCCATTCCGAGCGGGACCGGCTTCAGCATCCCGTCGGCCGGGTCGGGCGTCCCGACGACATCGCGGAAGCCTGCTTGTTCATGTGCCGGTCGGCCGGCTTCGTCACTGGCCAAAACTGGGTGATCGACGGCGGCATGACGATCAAAATGATTTACGAATAA
- a CDS encoding DMT family transporter: MWLLLAGLAAVAFGLRGILYQWSAKQPMSRNAMLFGVYVSGLLITLCAGFAFGQTWSAGVWVGAAMGAMSYLGNASMYKGYATGKASIVAILVGMPPVLVVLGAFLFWGEKLTPVQTAAFAVLIAGALLIRASNDLSLSNLQGAGWGAAAMFCFACTDLLSKQATRTGADSLPTLTVMFATGALLFGLTWLADRKSSRDARPDESARDEAAAGRRWTTSRTLLWGLVVGLTNCTGMILVMPAFKLGVTGLVSAIIAMNALIVVLYARVVLKEPFHRLETVGIVCSLAGVFVLQLAG; the protein is encoded by the coding sequence ATGTGGTTGTTATTAGCCGGACTGGCGGCTGTCGCTTTCGGGCTCAGGGGAATTTTGTACCAGTGGAGCGCCAAGCAGCCGATGAGCCGCAACGCGATGCTGTTCGGCGTCTACGTGTCCGGCCTTCTCATCACGCTGTGCGCCGGTTTCGCCTTCGGACAAACCTGGTCCGCGGGGGTCTGGGTCGGCGCGGCGATGGGGGCGATGTCTTATTTGGGCAACGCCTCCATGTACAAAGGATACGCCACAGGCAAAGCGTCCATCGTCGCGATCCTGGTGGGCATGCCGCCGGTGCTCGTCGTCCTGGGCGCGTTTCTGTTCTGGGGCGAAAAGCTGACTCCGGTTCAGACGGCCGCCTTCGCCGTACTGATCGCGGGGGCTCTGCTCATCCGGGCCTCGAACGATCTGTCGCTGAGCAACTTGCAGGGAGCCGGCTGGGGAGCGGCCGCGATGTTCTGCTTCGCCTGCACGGACCTGCTGTCGAAGCAGGCTACCCGGACGGGAGCCGATTCGCTGCCGACGCTGACCGTCATGTTCGCGACGGGCGCGCTGCTGTTCGGCTTGACCTGGCTCGCGGACCGCAAATCGTCCCGGGACGCCCGACCGGATGAGAGCGCGCGGGACGAAGCGGCAGCGGGCCGCAGGTGGACGACGTCCCGCACGCTGCTGTGGGGCCTCGTCGTCGGCTTGACCAACTGCACGGGGATGATCCTGGTGATGCCCGCGTTCAAGCTTGGCGTAACCGGCCTCGTCTCCGCCATTATCGCCATGAACGCGCTGATCGTCGTGCTCTATGCGAGGGTCGTGCTGAAGGAGCCCTTTCACCGGCTGGAGACGGTCGGCATCGTCTGTTCTCTCGCCGGAGTCTTCGTGCTGCAGTTGGCCGGTTGA
- a CDS encoding DedA family protein, giving the protein MLDWILGVISVYRYWALFGLLGFGMVGLPVPDETLMTFAGYLTSLPKGAPAYLNYSATLAVCFAGSLSGMTVSYWIGRKLGRPFLDKYGRWVRLSEKRLRQAEAWFQRYGSWTVSFGYWVPGVRQFTCYIAGISRIPFGRYLAYAGGGALVWCVTFVTLGHIIGENWRAIMETIHAYAGWFAAAVTVLVAVAAAIWLRFFRRKLWG; this is encoded by the coding sequence TTGTTGGATTGGATACTGGGAGTCATATCGGTATACCGCTACTGGGCGTTGTTCGGCCTGCTGGGCTTCGGCATGGTCGGCTTGCCTGTTCCCGACGAAACGCTGATGACGTTCGCCGGCTACTTGACTTCTCTGCCCAAGGGAGCGCCGGCTTATCTGAATTACAGCGCGACGCTGGCGGTCTGCTTCGCCGGAAGCTTGTCCGGCATGACCGTCAGCTACTGGATCGGGCGTAAGCTGGGGAGGCCTTTTTTGGACAAATACGGGAGATGGGTGAGGCTGTCCGAGAAGAGGCTGCGTCAGGCGGAAGCGTGGTTTCAGCGTTACGGATCGTGGACGGTCAGCTTCGGCTACTGGGTTCCGGGCGTTCGGCAGTTCACCTGCTACATTGCAGGGATCAGCCGAATTCCGTTCGGCCGCTATCTGGCTTACGCGGGAGGGGGAGCGCTCGTCTGGTGCGTAACCTTCGTCACGCTGGGGCATATCATCGGAGAGAACTGGCGGGCGATTATGGAGACGATTCATGCGTACGCGGGTTGGTTCGCCGCCGCCGTGACGGTTCTCGTCGCGGTGGCGGCGGCGATCTGGCTCCGGTTTTTCCGGAGGAAGCTATGGGGTTGA
- a CDS encoding ATP-binding protein — protein sequence GRRAPAPAAEPRAGSAAAVRLERRLAPLAAAVGEAAAGAAAPAEASADVLAARFEAAYARRAQLLQAREAAALRHARAAASRDAAQRALAAAASRREAAAGALEAAWAEWRRAGAEELGLGETVSPEAALDLVRLAETAKPLFGRRDAARGERERLAAAIADFERRVAEAVPAGGDALPGEDAVGKLRRWKAMNEAAAERSRNRERADIACRERQAAFDECAARAEELRRSLDGLLRACGAGSPEELRRLLRLRQERLEERRAIGDLEALLASLIGTDGEAARLAALPPEELGAALQAARDAVGEIEEELKRLRERKGERRQAAEELRRAAEQTDRLQRLEELRGQLLRQAEAWCVHALAAALLREARAAYERDRQPDVLRRASRFFAGLTGERYRGVAESDGALMAVRADGERVEPARLSRGTSEQLYLALRFGLAEHLAEVRGLPLPLVLDDLFVNFDAERTELALRQVGSLAERMQVLLFTCHPHIRDWAKRIMGNRLATVSIGESGRPAG from the coding sequence GGGGCCGCCGCGCCCCCGCTCCGGCGGCCGAGCCCCGCGCCGGAAGCGCCGCGGCTGTGCGGCTCGAGCGCCGGCTGGCGCCGCTGGCGGCTGCCGTCGGCGAAGCCGCCGCCGGAGCGGCCGCGCCTGCCGAAGCGAGCGCCGATGTGCTGGCGGCGCGCTTCGAGGCCGCGTACGCGCGTCGGGCGCAGCTGCTGCAGGCGCGGGAAGCGGCGGCGCTGCGCCACGCCCGGGCGGCCGCCTCGCGAGATGCTGCGCAGCGCGCGTTGGCCGCGGCGGCGTCGCGGCGCGAGGCGGCGGCCGGCGCGCTGGAGGCGGCCTGGGCGGAGTGGCGGCGGGCCGGCGCGGAGGAGCTCGGCCTGGGCGAAACGGTCTCGCCGGAGGCGGCGCTCGACCTGGTGAGGCTCGCCGAGACGGCGAAGCCGCTGTTCGGGCGGCGAGACGCCGCGCGTGGCGAGCGGGAGCGGCTGGCCGCCGCCATCGCGGACTTCGAGCGGCGCGTGGCCGAGGCCGTCCCCGCCGGCGGGGACGCGCTTCCGGGCGAGGACGCGGTCGGGAAGCTGCGCCGATGGAAAGCGATGAACGAGGCGGCGGCGGAACGGAGCAGGAACCGCGAGCGGGCGGACATCGCCTGCCGCGAGCGCCAGGCGGCGTTCGACGAGTGCGCCGCGCGGGCCGAGGAGCTTCGGAGGAGTCTGGACGGGCTGCTCCGGGCTTGCGGAGCCGGGAGCCCCGAGGAGCTGCGCAGGCTGCTGCGCTTGAGGCAGGAGCGTCTGGAGGAGCGGAGAGCGATCGGCGATCTCGAAGCTTTGCTGGCCTCCCTGATCGGAACCGACGGCGAGGCGGCCCGCCTGGCCGCGCTTCCGCCGGAAGAGCTTGGGGCCGCCTTGCAAGCCGCGCGCGACGCCGTCGGGGAGATCGAGGAGGAGCTGAAGCGGCTTCGGGAGCGCAAGGGCGAACGCCGGCAAGCCGCCGAGGAGCTGAGGCGGGCCGCCGAACAGACGGATCGCCTGCAGCGGCTGGAGGAGCTTCGGGGACAGCTCTTGCGGCAAGCCGAAGCCTGGTGCGTCCATGCGCTGGCGGCGGCGCTGCTGAGAGAGGCGCGCGCCGCATACGAGCGCGACCGGCAGCCGGACGTGCTGCGCCGCGCATCGCGCTTCTTCGCCGGACTGACGGGGGAGCGCTACCGGGGCGTCGCCGAATCGGACGGCGCGCTTATGGCCGTGCGCGCGGACGGCGAACGGGTGGAGCCGGCCCGGCTCAGCCGGGGGACATCGGAGCAGTTGTACCTGGCGCTCCGGTTCGGACTCGCCGAGCATTTGGCCGAGGTGCGGGGGCTGCCGCTGCCGTTGGTTCTGGACGACCTGTTCGTGAACTTCGATGCGGAACGGACGGAGCTCGCGCTCAGGCAGGTCGGCTCGCTGGCGGAGCGCATGCAGGTGCTGCTGTTCACCTGCCATCCGCATATCCGCGATTGGGCCAAGCGCATCATGGGCAACCGGCTCGCGACCGTCTCGATCGGCGAATCGGGGCGGCCTGCCGGATGA
- a CDS encoding xanthine phosphoribosyltransferase: MDAVKELQERMLKEAVVINQQVVLLDAVLNHQVDPALIQEMGREFAARFRDAGVNKVLTIESSGIPAAYATAYELGVPMVFARRKQTLATDPDVWQERVPSFTKGIVTDILISKRFLGKHDRVLVIDDIIANGDAVRGLLNIIERAGAELAGLGVVVEKCFQEGARSIRERGVRVESLVKIRSLENGIEFED; encoded by the coding sequence ATGGACGCCGTTAAGGAACTACAGGAACGCATGTTGAAAGAAGCGGTTGTCATCAATCAACAGGTCGTGCTGCTGGACGCCGTATTGAATCACCAGGTCGATCCGGCGCTGATCCAGGAGATGGGCCGCGAATTTGCAGCCAGGTTCCGGGATGCCGGCGTCAACAAAGTGCTGACGATCGAATCGTCGGGGATTCCGGCCGCATACGCGACCGCGTATGAGCTGGGCGTACCCATGGTATTCGCCAGACGCAAACAGACGCTTGCCACCGATCCCGACGTCTGGCAGGAGCGGGTTCCGTCGTTCACCAAAGGCATCGTGACGGATATTCTCATCTCCAAACGATTCCTCGGCAAACACGATCGCGTGCTCGTCATCGACGACATTATCGCCAACGGGGACGCGGTTCGGGGGTTGCTCAACATCATCGAACGGGCGGGAGCGGAGCTCGCCGGCTTGGGCGTCGTCGTGGAAAAATGCTTCCAGGAAGGCGCACGGTCGATCCGCGAGCGCGGCGTTCGCGTGGAATCGCTGGTGAAAATTCGTTCCCTGGAAAATGGCATTGAATTCGAGGATTGA